A genomic stretch from Corynebacterium faecale includes:
- a CDS encoding WYL domain-containing protein, which yields MPRTARKIDELTRQLNLLPYFQRHPDRTVMEAARDFGLQPGEIMADLNRLWMCGLPGLLPGDLVELEHSYTSVRVHNAQGMDKPLRLTPTEAGVLLLTLESLENLPGLTNQEAVVSAAEKLRGIMGDYTTAVFDSVAEGDEAQDNSTLAVVGAAMDQRKQVRFLYHSHSSDTTSTRQVSPARIFTTEGETYVHAWEDAVNDHRTFRVDRIRGITLTEDAGDPHLSGLRFSADDPFAGDSQSELVQFLLQEEATWLANYMSMELAVPADYIIDEDGVTWVPASRPLYSRDWFIRFSISQADRMKVTGPDFLVDAINGKIHAGLSAYDDQLK from the coding sequence ATGCCACGCACCGCTAGGAAAATAGATGAGCTGACCCGACAGCTCAACCTCCTGCCGTATTTCCAACGCCACCCGGATCGCACCGTCATGGAGGCGGCCCGTGATTTCGGACTCCAGCCCGGTGAGATCATGGCGGATCTCAACCGGTTGTGGATGTGTGGCCTGCCGGGCCTGCTACCGGGTGATCTTGTGGAGTTGGAGCACAGCTACACCTCGGTGAGAGTCCACAATGCCCAGGGGATGGACAAGCCCCTGCGCCTGACACCGACCGAAGCTGGGGTTCTGTTGCTCACCCTGGAATCCCTGGAGAACCTCCCCGGCCTAACTAATCAGGAGGCAGTGGTCTCTGCAGCGGAGAAGCTGCGCGGGATCATGGGGGACTACACCACCGCGGTGTTTGATTCGGTGGCAGAAGGCGATGAGGCCCAGGACAACAGCACCCTGGCCGTTGTTGGCGCGGCGATGGACCAGCGGAAGCAGGTCCGTTTTCTTTACCATTCCCACAGCTCAGACACCACGAGCACACGCCAGGTGAGCCCTGCACGCATCTTCACCACCGAGGGTGAAACCTATGTGCATGCCTGGGAGGACGCGGTCAATGATCACCGGACATTCCGGGTGGACCGTATCCGCGGCATCACCCTGACCGAGGACGCCGGTGATCCGCACCTGTCCGGGTTGAGGTTTTCCGCTGATGATCCGTTCGCCGGGGACAGCCAGTCAGAGCTGGTGCAATTCCTGCTGCAGGAGGAGGCCACGTGGTTGGCCAATTATATGTCGATGGAGCTGGCTGTCCCGGCCGATTACATCATTGATGAGGATGGTGTGACCTGGGTGCCAGCGTCTCGGCCGCTCTACTCGCGGGATTGGTTCATCAGGTTTAGTATCAGTCAGGCAGACCGGATGAAGGTGACTGGGCCTGATTTTTTAGTTGACGCTATCAATGGGAAAATTCACGCAGGTTTGTCTGCGTACGATGATCAACTAAAGTGA
- a CDS encoding DEAD/DEAH box helicase: MSFTPEPGTHLSEFISGLGFGLDDFQIQGCQAVEDGHGVLVCAPTGAGKTIVGEFAVSLALSRGTKCFYTTPIKALSNQKYHDLVAEHGSDAVGLLTGDVSINHDAEIVVMTTEVLRNMIYGQSFALERLSHVVMDEIHFLADASRGAVWEEVILNLDESVKIIGLSATVSNSEEFGEWLATVRGDTQVIVTDHRPVPLDQYMMVQRKVLPLFEPGTDGRLNKQLEATIDRLNSQTSEPGRAEYRSGEGFRTRARGGKDRDRDRDDRRGGGRSGQAREQDRQRPLGRPEVLRILQGMNMLPAITFIFSRAGCDGALYQCLRSKLVLTDQEEAEEIARIIDAGVVGIPEEDLQVLNFKQWRSALMRGFAAHHAGMLPAFRHIVEELFVKGLVRAVFATETLALGINMPARTVVLEKLVKFNGEGHVDLTPGQYTQLTGRAGRRGIDILGNAVVQWSPAMDPRFVAGLASTRTYPLISTFQPGYNMSVNLLKTIGYEQSLRLLEKSFAQFQADGSVVGDVREIERAERKVEELRAQLDREITATNPAVSPEKTAVESFLGYMELRRALNDEEKTHRRHSMEQRHAEVTTVLSKLQVGEVIAMPGRKRPVLAVVMTPANQARDPRPWVTTESGWSGRIDADSFDNAPVVVGHMRLPRGAAQSPRRFARQVADLFRRGNFKRPNKMRDAARVRPNARITELRSAIRDHEAHHWPDREQLARTAERMLRKQRDLNKLTGTVDKARETLGRTFERILALLSEMDYVDYSDPDNPVITEEGERLAKVHNESDLLVAQCLKRGIWDDLDPAELAGVVSMCTFENRRETGGSPEAATEAMAEAMNNIERIWSELIDDERRHRLPLTRQPEAGFAMAIHQWAAGAPLGYCMAAAAENGAELTPGDFVRWCRQVIDLLEQVAKTSYSDEMARTARQAIDAIRRGVVAIGS, encoded by the coding sequence ATGAGTTTCACTCCCGAACCGGGTACACACCTGTCAGAATTTATTAGCGGACTGGGCTTTGGGCTGGATGATTTCCAGATCCAGGGCTGTCAGGCGGTGGAGGACGGTCACGGCGTGCTGGTGTGCGCGCCCACCGGTGCCGGCAAAACCATCGTCGGCGAGTTTGCCGTGTCTCTTGCGTTGTCGCGGGGCACCAAATGTTTCTACACCACGCCCATCAAGGCGCTGAGCAACCAGAAGTACCACGATCTGGTGGCTGAGCATGGCTCGGATGCCGTGGGTCTGCTCACCGGTGATGTGTCCATCAACCATGATGCGGAGATCGTGGTGATGACCACCGAGGTGCTGCGCAACATGATCTACGGGCAGTCCTTTGCCCTGGAGCGTCTCAGCCATGTGGTGATGGATGAGATCCACTTCCTGGCGGATGCTTCACGCGGTGCGGTGTGGGAGGAGGTCATCCTCAACCTGGATGAATCCGTGAAGATCATCGGCCTGTCCGCCACCGTGTCCAACTCCGAGGAGTTCGGTGAGTGGTTGGCCACCGTGCGTGGTGATACCCAGGTGATTGTCACCGATCACCGCCCCGTTCCGCTGGATCAGTACATGATGGTCCAGCGCAAGGTGCTGCCGTTGTTTGAACCGGGCACTGATGGGCGTTTGAATAAGCAGCTGGAAGCCACCATCGACCGGCTCAATTCCCAGACGAGCGAACCGGGGCGTGCTGAGTACCGCTCCGGAGAGGGGTTCCGCACCCGGGCGCGTGGTGGGAAGGATCGTGACCGCGATCGGGATGATCGCCGCGGCGGGGGCCGCTCCGGTCAAGCCCGGGAACAGGACCGACAACGTCCGCTGGGCAGGCCTGAGGTGTTGCGCATTCTGCAGGGCATGAACATGCTGCCCGCGATCACGTTCATTTTCTCGCGTGCGGGTTGTGATGGTGCGCTCTACCAGTGCCTGCGCTCCAAGCTGGTGCTCACCGACCAGGAGGAAGCCGAGGAGATCGCGCGCATCATTGATGCCGGTGTGGTCGGCATCCCTGAGGAAGACCTCCAGGTCCTCAATTTCAAGCAGTGGCGCTCCGCCCTCATGCGCGGGTTCGCTGCCCACCATGCCGGCATGTTGCCTGCCTTCCGCCACATCGTGGAGGAATTGTTTGTCAAGGGCCTGGTGCGTGCGGTCTTCGCCACCGAAACCCTGGCCTTGGGCATCAATATGCCGGCTCGTACCGTGGTGTTGGAGAAACTGGTCAAGTTCAATGGTGAAGGCCATGTGGATCTGACCCCCGGCCAGTACACCCAGCTGACCGGTCGTGCGGGGCGCCGCGGCATTGACATCCTGGGCAACGCGGTGGTGCAGTGGTCGCCGGCGATGGATCCACGTTTTGTGGCCGGCCTGGCCTCTACGCGCACCTACCCGTTGATCTCCACTTTCCAGCCCGGCTACAACATGTCGGTGAACCTGTTGAAGACCATCGGTTATGAGCAGTCCCTGCGCCTGCTGGAGAAATCCTTCGCCCAGTTCCAGGCCGATGGCTCCGTGGTGGGTGATGTCCGTGAGATCGAACGCGCGGAACGCAAGGTCGAGGAGCTGCGCGCACAGCTGGACCGTGAGATCACCGCGACCAACCCGGCGGTGTCCCCGGAAAAAACAGCCGTGGAGTCCTTCTTAGGCTATATGGAACTGCGCCGTGCGCTTAACGACGAAGAGAAAACCCACCGTCGCCACAGTATGGAGCAGCGTCACGCAGAGGTGACCACTGTGCTGTCCAAACTGCAGGTCGGTGAGGTCATCGCCATGCCAGGTAGGAAACGCCCCGTCCTGGCGGTGGTGATGACACCAGCCAATCAGGCCCGTGATCCCCGTCCGTGGGTGACCACCGAATCAGGCTGGTCAGGTCGCATCGATGCCGATTCCTTCGACAACGCACCCGTGGTGGTCGGGCACATGCGTCTGCCCCGCGGGGCAGCACAGTCACCGCGCAGGTTTGCCCGCCAGGTGGCGGACCTGTTCCGCCGCGGTAATTTCAAACGCCCCAATAAGATGCGGGATGCAGCGAGGGTTCGCCCCAATGCCCGCATCACTGAGCTGCGCTCTGCCATCCGGGACCATGAGGCCCACCACTGGCCGGACCGCGAGCAACTGGCGCGCACAGCAGAACGCATGCTGCGCAAACAACGTGACCTGAATAAACTCACCGGCACGGTGGACAAGGCACGCGAAACCCTGGGCAGGACCTTCGAGCGCATCCTCGCCCTGCTCAGTGAGATGGATTATGTGGATTACTCCGATCCGGATAACCCTGTGATCACCGAGGAGGGGGAGCGTCTGGCCAAGGTCCACAATGAATCGGACCTGTTGGTGGCGCAGTGCCTCAAGCGTGGCATCTGGGATGACCTGGATCCAGCGGAGCTGGCCGGTGTGGTGAGCATGTGCACCTTTGAAAACCGTCGTGAGACCGGCGGATCCCCGGAAGCTGCCACCGAGGCGATGGCTGAGGCCATGAACAACATCGAACGCATCTGGTCTGAGCTGATCGACGACGAACGCCGCCACCGCCTACCCCTGACCCGCCAGCCGGAGGCAGGGTTTGCCATGGCCATCCACCAGTGGGCCGCCGGTGCGCCACTGGGGTACTGCATGGCCGCGGCAGCTGAAAACGGTGCGGAGCTCACCCCGGGTGACTTCGTGCGCTGGTGCCGTCAGGTCATCGACCTGCTGGAGCAGGTGGCCAAGACCTCCTATAGCGATGAGATGGCGCGCACTGCCCGTCAGGCTATCGACGCGATCCGTCGCGGTGTGGTGGCGATTGGCAGCTAA
- the pafA gene encoding Pup--protein ligase → MDETPTQEVQQHPETGALTRRIMGVETEFGITCMDGEVRRLRPDEIAKYLFRPVVDKYSSSNIFIPNASRLYLDVGSHPEYATAECDSLTQLINYEKAGDRIADRMAVDAEATLKREGIGGQVYLFKNNVDSIGNSYGCHENYLVRREVSLKALGRRLMPFLITRQLISGAGMIHHPNPMAKGEGFPLGYCISQRADHVWEGVSSATTRSRPIINTRDEPHADSHRYRRLHVIVGDANMAEPTIALKVGSTLLVLEMIEAEVGLPDMELANDIESIREISRDLTGRVPLKLKDGTTRSALEIQQIVLEHARRWVDQRVETATADGTVLGTSNEEMARVVDLWGRTLEAIDTQDFSQVDQEIDWVIKKKLLDRYQTRGALELNDPRLAQIDLTYHDIRPGRGLFSVLENRGLITRWTTDEAIAHAVDHAPETTRAHLRGQILKAADKLGAPVTVDWMRHKVNRPEPQVVELGDPFSPVSAEVDQLIAYMHAHADTYRS, encoded by the coding sequence GAGGTGCGCAGGTTGCGCCCTGATGAGATCGCCAAGTATCTCTTCCGCCCGGTGGTGGATAAGTATTCCAGCTCGAATATCTTCATCCCCAATGCCTCACGCCTGTACCTGGATGTGGGGTCCCATCCTGAATATGCCACTGCGGAATGCGATAGCCTCACCCAGCTCATCAACTATGAGAAGGCCGGGGACAGGATCGCCGACCGCATGGCTGTCGATGCCGAAGCCACCCTGAAACGAGAAGGCATCGGGGGACAGGTCTACCTGTTCAAAAACAACGTGGACTCCATCGGCAACTCCTACGGCTGCCATGAGAACTACCTCGTTCGCCGGGAAGTCTCGCTCAAGGCCCTGGGCCGGCGGCTCATGCCGTTTCTGATCACCCGCCAGCTCATCAGCGGCGCCGGGATGATCCATCATCCGAACCCGATGGCCAAGGGGGAGGGCTTCCCGCTGGGGTACTGCATCTCCCAGCGGGCTGACCACGTCTGGGAGGGGGTGTCCAGCGCCACCACGAGGTCTAGGCCGATCATCAACACCCGTGATGAGCCGCATGCGGATTCCCACCGTTATCGTCGTCTCCACGTCATCGTCGGTGATGCCAACATGGCTGAGCCCACCATTGCGCTCAAAGTCGGATCCACCCTGTTGGTGCTGGAGATGATCGAGGCGGAGGTCGGTCTTCCGGATATGGAACTGGCCAATGATATTGAATCCATCCGTGAGATCTCCCGTGATCTCACCGGCAGGGTTCCGCTGAAGCTTAAAGATGGCACCACCCGTTCCGCCCTGGAGATCCAGCAGATCGTCCTGGAGCATGCCCGGCGCTGGGTGGATCAGCGGGTGGAAACCGCCACCGCTGATGGCACCGTGCTGGGGACTTCCAATGAGGAGATGGCCCGGGTCGTGGATTTGTGGGGGCGCACCCTGGAGGCCATTGATACCCAGGACTTCTCCCAGGTGGATCAGGAGATCGACTGGGTGATCAAGAAGAAACTGCTTGATCGCTATCAGACCCGGGGTGCCCTCGAGCTTAATGATCCCCGCCTGGCGCAGATCGACCTCACCTACCACGATATCCGTCCCGGACGTGGCTTGTTCAGTGTGCTGGAAAATCGCGGCCTGATCACGCGGTGGACCACGGATGAGGCTATCGCCCATGCGGTGGACCATGCCCCGGAAACAACACGCGCCCATCTCCGCGGGCAGATCCTCAAGGCTGCCGATAAGCTGGGAGCACCCGTGACCGTCGATTGGATGCGTCACAAGGTCAACCGGCCGGAACCGCAGGTGGTGGAATTGGGCGATCCGTTCTCACCTGTCAGTGCCGAGGTTGATCAGCTTATTGCCTATATGCACGCCCACGCGGACACCTACCGTAGTTAA
- a CDS encoding helix-turn-helix transcriptional regulator produces MAPRRDDLERQINLTFAFLSAESFDRKYLTQAWIHSSLDGYRDMSIDSFRKALQRDLVALRKAGVPIESQILTSGPHEGKQAYRLDSEGYELKDIEFTPEEAAVLGLAGEMGQDLELGAFARSGWTKIAASGANRDLGTAGAAVSNAGDLRVLSARDLDAIMRARHKALRIRFSYARSQTDSPGSRSMDVWGLVPERDRIYLVGHDIDRAEVRCFRITRISGVTVLDDPVEHPAPLGTNLQAVVRSHLRRDRELIHAHLTVQEGRAVALTSEGAHLGDNRWLLEDVDRDWLIRNAAAHAPEAIVTEPRDVVDEVIALLTTAQERMAEGHATHR; encoded by the coding sequence ATGGCCCCCAGGAGAGACGACCTCGAACGGCAGATCAACCTCACATTCGCTTTCCTGAGCGCGGAGTCCTTCGACCGAAAGTATCTCACCCAAGCATGGATCCACAGCAGCCTCGATGGGTACCGTGATATGTCGATTGATTCTTTTCGTAAAGCCCTCCAGCGCGATCTGGTGGCGTTGCGCAAAGCTGGTGTGCCCATTGAAAGCCAGATCCTCACCTCAGGACCCCACGAGGGGAAACAGGCCTACCGGCTTGATTCTGAAGGTTATGAGCTTAAAGATATCGAGTTCACCCCGGAGGAGGCTGCTGTTCTCGGGCTGGCAGGTGAGATGGGACAGGATCTGGAGCTGGGCGCGTTTGCCCGTTCCGGGTGGACAAAGATCGCAGCCAGTGGCGCCAACCGCGATTTAGGCACAGCGGGCGCCGCGGTGAGCAACGCCGGTGACCTGCGGGTCTTGTCCGCTCGTGATCTTGATGCGATCATGCGTGCCCGCCACAAGGCTCTGCGTATCCGCTTCAGCTATGCCCGTAGCCAGACCGACAGCCCCGGTTCACGTTCCATGGATGTGTGGGGGCTCGTGCCCGAGCGCGACCGCATTTATCTGGTCGGCCATGATATTGACCGCGCTGAGGTCCGCTGTTTCCGCATCACCCGCATCAGCGGGGTGACGGTGCTCGACGATCCGGTGGAACACCCCGCGCCTCTGGGCACGAACCTTCAAGCGGTGGTGCGCTCCCATCTACGACGAGACAGAGAGCTTATCCACGCCCACCTCACCGTCCAGGAAGGCCGCGCGGTGGCACTGACCTCTGAGGGCGCACACCTGGGTGATAACAGGTGGCTGTTGGAAGATGTTGACCGTGACTGGCTGATCCGCAATGCCGCCGCCCACGCGCCGGAGGCAATCGTCACCGAACCCCGGGATGTTGTGGATGAGGTCATTGCACTGCTGACCACCGCGCAGGAGAGGATGGCCGAAGGACATGCCACGCACCGCTAG
- the tatC gene encoding twin-arginine translocase subunit TatC, which translates to MSVVEHIQEFRRRLLISLGGILVGTIIAFIWYQTSFWGTPTLGEILRDPYCSLPPEARASFSGSEVDDCRLLATGPFDPFMLRLKVSGLVGLVIASPVWLSQVWGFITPGLMKNERRWTFVFVSIAVLLFVAGAVLAYFVVAFGLDFLLTIGDEASMAALTGDRYFNFLLSLLLIFGVSFELPLIIIMLNLVGILQYEAIKDKRRMIIMLLFVFAAFMTPGQDPFSMLVLAISLTLLVEFAIQFCRINDKRKDRKRPDWLDSDDLSASPLDTAVGGEEAPQPVQAPAPVDGYQLRGSAPMADNGANRASTSFKKGGSAFDDVL; encoded by the coding sequence ATGTCCGTGGTGGAGCATATCCAGGAGTTCCGTCGACGCCTGTTGATTTCGCTGGGCGGAATCCTGGTGGGCACCATCATCGCCTTCATCTGGTACCAGACCTCCTTTTGGGGAACCCCGACGCTGGGTGAGATTCTGCGCGATCCCTACTGCTCGCTCCCTCCAGAAGCACGTGCTTCCTTCTCCGGTTCCGAGGTGGATGACTGCCGTTTGCTCGCCACAGGCCCCTTTGATCCCTTCATGTTGCGTCTGAAGGTCTCCGGTCTGGTCGGCCTGGTCATCGCCTCCCCGGTGTGGTTATCGCAGGTGTGGGGTTTCATCACCCCGGGTCTGATGAAAAATGAGCGCCGTTGGACTTTCGTCTTCGTCTCAATCGCTGTGCTGCTCTTCGTCGCAGGTGCTGTTCTGGCCTACTTCGTGGTGGCCTTCGGCCTGGACTTCCTTCTCACCATCGGTGATGAGGCCAGCATGGCTGCCCTGACCGGTGATCGTTATTTCAACTTCCTGCTCTCCCTGTTGCTCATCTTCGGCGTGAGCTTCGAGCTGCCGCTGATCATCATCATGCTCAACCTCGTGGGCATCCTCCAATACGAGGCGATCAAAGATAAGCGTCGCATGATCATCATGCTGCTGTTCGTGTTTGCGGCATTCATGACACCAGGCCAGGACCCCTTCTCCATGTTGGTGTTGGCGATATCGCTGACCCTGCTGGTGGAATTCGCCATCCAGTTCTGCCGTATCAATGACAAGCGTAAGGATCGTAAACGACCCGACTGGTTGGATTCTGATGATCTGTCGGCCTCCCCGCTTGATACCGCAGTTGGTGGCGAGGAAGCACCGCAGCCGGTGCAGGCACCGGCACCGGTCGATGGATACCAGCTCCGTGGGAGCGCGCCGATGGCGGATAACGGTGCCAACCGGGCGTCGACAAGCTTTAAAAAGGGCGGATCGGCCTTCGACGACGTGCTCTAA
- the tatA gene encoding Sec-independent protein translocase subunit TatA — MSLGPWEIAIIVVLIIVLFGAKKLPDAARSLGRSMRIFKSEVKEMKKDDEAPAQPEQQGFQPPQQIEPPQHPQQPNFQQPDYRQNYEDPNRSA, encoded by the coding sequence ATGAGTCTTGGACCTTGGGAAATCGCGATCATCGTCGTGTTGATCATTGTTCTCTTCGGCGCAAAGAAGCTACCGGATGCCGCCCGTTCACTCGGTCGCTCCATGCGTATCTTCAAATCCGAGGTCAAGGAGATGAAGAAGGACGATGAGGCTCCGGCCCAGCCGGAGCAGCAGGGTTTCCAGCCTCCGCAGCAGATCGAGCCTCCGCAGCACCCACAGCAGCCAAACTTCCAGCAGCCTGACTACCGTCAGAACTACGAGGATCCCAACCGCAGCGCATAG